A region from the Benincasa hispida cultivar B227 chromosome 12, ASM972705v1, whole genome shotgun sequence genome encodes:
- the LOC120067892 gene encoding uncharacterized protein LOC120067892, protein MEGLIPMFYRAMKKNRVRRQYSVLSPKAEAEAEASVSFNIADFYVDRPSSHVFPHSKSDGRAYRRYNSYGGSTPQDWRRTGGAEGKSGHGPPQQQLVRFRSQRILCCLTGQ, encoded by the coding sequence ATGGAGGGTTTGATTCCGATGTTCTACAGagcaatgaagaaaaatagAGTGAGAAGGCAATATTCAGTGCTTTCCCCAAAAGCAGAAGCAGAAGCAGAAGCTTCTGTGTCTTTCAACATTGCTGATTTCTACGTGGATCGGCCTTCAAGCCATGTCTTTCCCCATTCCAAATCGGACGGCAGGGCTTATCGGAGATACAACTCATACGGCGGATCTACGCCTCAGGACTGGCGGAGGACTGGCGGAGCCGAAGGGAAGTCCGGTCATGGGCCACCGCAGCAGCAGCTTGTTAGATTCAGAAGCCAGAGGATTCTGTGCTGCTTGACTGGGCAATGA